Sequence from the Ochrobactrum vermis genome:
GCGGGCCTTCATCGACATCTTGAGGACTCCGGATATCAGGGCGCGATTGTCGGCAACGTCAAGTTGAGAAAGCCGATTTATTCTGGTGCCCTTGCAGGATACGTTGTCCAGTTTGGTGAAAATTATTCACCACATCATGCGGCACTGGCCATCTTATCCCTCCAGTCTTTCCCTTCTATTTTTATCCGGGCGAGGGGCGAAGATTGTCATTGCAAAGGATGAGACATGATGTTGCGTCGAGACGAATTGATCGCTCGTCTGATCAGAGCTGGTGAACTGGAGGTCTCCGGTGCAGACCAGCTGGAGACGGATGCCTATTTCAACATGGACGAATTTCGCTTCCACGGTCCCGACGGGTTCGAAACGGACTATGCAGGACTTACAGCATATTTTCAGGCACTTCGTGCAGCATTTGACGACCGTTCGATTCGGCGCGGGATCATGATCGCCGAGGATAACAACATCGCCTGTCAGACCTGGATCGAAGGGGTATTTGTCCGGGACTTCACGATGTCTCCGGCGGGAACTCTGCCACCCAACGGACAACGTATTGTAATGGACCTGATCAACATATTCCGTTTCGACGGGCAGGGACGACTCGTGGAGGAATGGGTTCGGACGGATTACCGGAGCTTTCTCCGCCAGCTTGGCGCAGCAGGGCAATAGCGGGCAGCCAGACAACTGCGGGAACCGTCACAACTCAGACGATGATCGGTCCTGAGTGGGACCGACAACGACACAACAGCCTTGCCGCGCATGCCGGTCCAAGATGCAAGCCTGGAATATTGGCATCCGGGTCACATCAAAAGTCGTTTTGCTGTGTCCTCATCGGTTATCAGCCCATTGATTATGCGCCCGTGCAAGGCCGCCTTTAATGGGGCCAGCTTGCGTTCTCCCGAAGCAACACAAATTCTCGGCCGCGTGACCCCGATCTGCGGTGCAACGCTTGTAATCCGCAGATTGGTGGCGCCGTCCAATATTCTTCCTTCGGCATCGAATGCCCAACCGCAGATTTCCCCAACTGCCCCGAGACGATTGAGCTCGAACAGTTCGTCCCGATTGAGAAATCCTTCTTTGGACAAAGGAGACCCGGCCAACAGATCACTAATACCGGTTAGCCAAAGATCGGCGGTCGTCGCAAGCTCATGAACCCGGCGAACAGGCTCTATTGAGAGCAGAACGTCTCTCTCCTCGGAGGAGGGGAGATAAAGCGGCAGGAGGAGGGGAAAATGTTGGGCATTCACGGTTTCTGAAAGCTTGATCAGTGCGTCGAATGGACTTGCCGATCCATCGATCCCGATGTGCCCGACAAGCGAAACCAGTCGGTGAATGGAGCCGTTCAACGGCGAAACACGTTGAACTGTTGCCCGCATCGTGCGTCCGGTTCCCACGGCCATAACAATGGCGCTTCGTGACCGCAACTGGCGTTCAATCAAAACGGCAGCAGCCTCGGGAACAGCAGTCGATACGTCCGGCCATGTTCCTTCTGAAGGCACGACTTCGCAATAAACCAGTTCGAATTTGTCTGTAAGCCTGCTGGACAGTTCCATGCAGTCAGCTATCGGATGGTTCATCCGGAATGTAATAAGGCCTTCGGATCGGCACTGGGAAACAAAGCGTTGGGCAGTAGGCCGGGAAACGCCCAGCATCTGCGCAATTTCGTCCTGTGTCTTGCCAGCAATGTAATATAGCCAGCCAGCCCGTGCGGCGTCGTCCAGTTTAGGCTTTTCGTTATCGGCCATCAGAGGAAATATCTTTCAATAAGGCGGGCAGGTCGGCAGCGTTCGTCAGAATATGATCGGCACCCGCTTCGCGCAATGCCTCCGTATTATCCAGCACCGTATAATGGCTGCCGCCGGTAAAGCCGATTGCTGTCATTCCAGCCGCCTTGGCTGCCTGCACACCACTACGGCTGTCTTCAACGACGACACACCGCGAGGGCTTCGCCCCCATTTTGTCGGCAGCAAGCAGAAAAAGATCGGGTGCGGGCTTGCCGCGCTTCACCATTGTTGTGCTGAAGATATTGCCTTCAAACAGCGATAACAGACCGGTTTTCCCCAATGAGACGTCGAGGCGCTCTTCGTCGCTGGACGATGCGACACAGTATGGAAGAGGAATTGCCTCAATCGCGTCCTGAATACCTTTAACCGCGACAAGCTCCAGCTCGAAGCGCTTGAAGAGGCTCTCTCGCCAGCTCGTTACAAAATCTTCCGGCAGGGCTCTGCCCGCGCGCTGCACAAACTCCTCGGTTACCGCAGTAGAGGGACGCCCGAGGAAGTTGCGCATCACATATTCAAGTTCTGTCGGGACACCGTACTGGGTCAAAATCTCCGCGACAGCACTGCAGCCGATTATCTCACTGTCGACCAGCACGCCGTCACAGTCAAAAATGACGAGATCGAAATCCCTGGGATTGCTTGGTTTAAGGGTAGCTACCATAGAAGGATTCCTGAGATTATGATTATACTAAGAGCGTATGATAAATCTGATGCGACAGAAAGATCAACCGACGAAGTGCCTGATACTTAAGAATTTAAGTGCTGATCGGCAAAATATCCTTAGATTATGGTTGTGGCTATCTCGCTATGGAGGAGGTGTGGGCGGGTGGAAAAACGGGCTGGACAAACAAGTATCAGAGCGTATGCTCGCAATTCAAGCACTTGAT
This genomic interval carries:
- a CDS encoding ester cyclase — translated: MMLRRDELIARLIRAGELEVSGADQLETDAYFNMDEFRFHGPDGFETDYAGLTAYFQALRAAFDDRSIRRGIMIAEDNNIACQTWIEGVFVRDFTMSPAGTLPPNGQRIVMDLINIFRFDGQGRLVEEWVRTDYRSFLRQLGAAGQ
- a CDS encoding HAD family hydrolase, translated to MVATLKPSNPRDFDLVIFDCDGVLVDSEIIGCSAVAEILTQYGVPTELEYVMRNFLGRPSTAVTEEFVQRAGRALPEDFVTSWRESLFKRFELELVAVKGIQDAIEAIPLPYCVASSSDEERLDVSLGKTGLLSLFEGNIFSTTMVKRGKPAPDLFLLAADKMGAKPSRCVVVEDSRSGVQAAKAAGMTAIGFTGGSHYTVLDNTEALREAGADHILTNAADLPALLKDISSDGR
- a CDS encoding sugar-binding transcriptional regulator, whose product is MADNEKPKLDDAARAGWLYYIAGKTQDEIAQMLGVSRPTAQRFVSQCRSEGLITFRMNHPIADCMELSSRLTDKFELVYCEVVPSEGTWPDVSTAVPEAAAVLIERQLRSRSAIVMAVGTGRTMRATVQRVSPLNGSIHRLVSLVGHIGIDGSASPFDALIKLSETVNAQHFPLLLPLYLPSSEERDVLLSIEPVRRVHELATTADLWLTGISDLLAGSPLSKEGFLNRDELFELNRLGAVGEICGWAFDAEGRILDGATNLRITSVAPQIGVTRPRICVASGERKLAPLKAALHGRIINGLITDEDTAKRLLM